One Denticeps clupeoides chromosome 3, fDenClu1.1, whole genome shotgun sequence DNA window includes the following coding sequences:
- the LOC114787113 gene encoding uncharacterized protein LOC114787113 isoform X1 — translation MIRTARYTFSVRYVWQFELLSTDIFRNSFLRRYVGTISGGLGRHRRSMKMRVSVGHLAALHLTAGFFIVAWLVPDIPSASDCQNMPSCENCSSFPGGVDDLDCFIKTKWMCTWKHENRVKTSKYKLVLTQLSKTKISRCLQFKNISETFFKGNYLISKLHTSACLFNEDGDRRSCTMFQSPSSQMTRCGPPDVSFIRTSGQLHIKTNLNGPEFDHYTVSYSEHNVPSWKTVLCKLVQQCTIDNLTQSLSYDVKIQCVTTKGCFQCAPSETFRIPQELSIAPKILQQKDELQNGTRKLTLYWQPPSSADVENYKVNVGKASNEINHTFITSRKDTQIILILSSSAYNVSIYASNDVSNSTSTHVAIPALENVGRNGQLNVEFTDSHTFNLLWSAGLENLYECYCVEWFFRGENLTSYRSFSSNSNKKTIRLIREPHFKPYKRYTFLLHVRPDKDTCNLKQINNSESTYGRKEAYFEEGTPLSAPRNLSSSNVTEKSFIVTWIPVPEKDLRGFLQGYTLHYADNSNKKTETNINIGPDMCSYELLNLTRGRVYRVQITAFTAKGAGKRSMPAYVETASGSSVVGGGVITGPVVVVTVLLLAFHLCFGQLKRAKTVLWPNIPNPGKSSAIQKIEGAFERDILKAISSEKMEVCEDSRTLYITENTKEKEEPAAPDACAEKPEQECLELLPNSDSDVDACIHSSSADTLKLQLTACKGTDVSGSTAQAPTSTAFVTASNANVSCSRIDSTMPCTASQRPVLPVVSDYTTMELYQQNTVDVQPGCPPSQTTYSGWPFFPQGNDYVCQSHLT, via the exons ATGATTCGTACCGCACGTTACACGTTCAGCGTGCGCTATGTTTGGCAGTTTGAACTTTTGTCCACAGATATCTTCAGAAATTCGTTTCTGCGTCGCTACGTGGGGACGATATCTGGCGGACTCGGACGTCACCGGAGGAGCATGAAGATGCGCGTCAGTGTCGGACACCTGGCTGCCCTCCATCTAACCGccg GCTTCTTTATTGTAGCTTGGTTGGTCCCAGATATTCCGTCAGCATCAG ACTGTCAAAATATGCCATCATGTGAAAATTGCTCTTCATTCCCAG GAGGAGTGGATGACTTAGATTGCTTTATAAAGACTAAATGGATGTGTACATGGAAGCATGAAAATCGTGTTAAAACCTCCAAATACAAACTTGTTTTAACACA ACTCAGCAAGACAAA GATATCTAGGTGTTTACAattcaaaaatatttctgaGACATTTTTTAAGGGCAACTATTTGATATCAAAACTACACACAAGCGCCTGTCTTTTTAACGAAGATGGAGATAGGAGAAGCTGCACAATGTTTCAAAGTCCTTCATCACAAATGA CTCGGTGTGGTCCTCCTGATGTCAGCTTCATCCGAACCTCAGGACAGCTTCATATTAAGACCAACTTGAACGGGCCTGAATTTGATCATTACACTGTGAGTTACAGTGAGCACAATGTGCCTTCATGGAAAACA GTGTTATGCAAGCTTGTGCAACAATGCACTATAGACAATCTTACCCAATCGCTGTCATATGATGTAAAAATACAGTGTGTCACAACTAAGGGCTGTTTCCAGTGTGCTCCAAGTGAAACTTTCAGAATCCCTCAAG AGCTTTCCATAGCACCCAAAATATTGCAGCAAAAAGATGAACTGCAAAACGGAACAAGAAAACTAACCTTATACTGGCAG CCTCCAAGCTCTGCTGATGTGGAAAACTACAAAGTGAATGTGGGAAAAGCATCAAATGAGATCAATCACACTTTCATCACAAGCAGAAAGGACACACAAATCATACTTATCCTCTCTTCTTCAGCATATAATGTCAGCATTTATGCAAGTAATGATGTCTCAAACTCGACATCCACACATGTTGCCATACCTGCTCTGGAGAATGTAG GAAGAAATGGACAGTTGAATGTCGAATTTACAGACAGTCACACATTTAATTTGTTGTGGAGCGCTGGCTTGGAGAATCTATATGAATGTTATTGCGTGGAGTGGTTTTTCAGAGGAGAAAATTTGACTTCCTACAGATCATTCTCATCCAATAGCAATAAGAAGACAATCAGACTGATAAGGG AACCACATTTCAAACCGTACAAGAGGTACACATTTTTGCTACATGTAAGACCGGACAAGGACACCTGCAACCTTAAGCAAATCAACAACAGCGAGAGCACATACGGACGAAAAGAAGCATACTTTGAAGAAGGAA CTCCTCTCAGTGCACCAAGAAACCTGAGTTCCTCTAATGTCACGGAAAAGTCCTTCATTGTCACATGGATCCCTGTCCCCGAGAAGGACCTACGAGGCTTCCTGCAAGGATACACCCTTCATTATGCAgataacagtaataaaaaaacagagacaa acataAATATAGGCCCTGACATGTGCAGCTATGAGCTGTTAAACCTGACCAGAGGACGGGTCTATAGGGTCCAGATCACGGCCTTCACAGCAAAGGGAGCGGGCAAACGTAGCATGCCGGCGTACGTTGAAACCGCATCAG GCAGTTCTGTTGTGGGCGGCGGTGTTATAACCGGACCTGTCGTCGTGGTAACGGTGCTGCTGCTTGCGTTTCACCTCTGTTTTGGACAGCTGAAAAG AGCCAAGACAGTTTTGTGGCCAAATATTCCTAACCCGGGTAAAAGCAGCGCCATCCAGAAGATTGAGGGAGCGTTCGAAAGG GACATCCTCAAGGCCATTAGCAGTGAGAAAATGGAGGTGTGTGAAGACTCCAGGACCCTGTATATCACTGAAAACACGAAGGAAAAAGAGGAGCCAGCAGCTCCTGATGCTTGTGCAGAGAAACCAGAGCAGGAATGCCTGGAGCTGTTGCCAAATAGTGACTCTGACGTGGATGCGTGCATTCACTCCTCTTCAGCAGACACACTTAAACTTCAGCTCACGGCCTGTAAGGGCACAGATGTCAGTGGCTCAACCGCACAAGCGCCAACCTCCACAGCCTTTGTAACAGCCAGCAATGCTAATGTAAGCTGCAGCAGAATAGACTCCACCATGCCCTGCACAGCGTCCCAAAGACCCGTTCTACCAGTCGTGAGTGATTACACCACCATGGAGCTCTACCAGCAGAACACTGTGGATGTCCAGCCAGGATGCCCACCCAGCCAAACAACTTACTCAGGCTGGCCTTTCTTTCCTCAAGGAAATGATTATGTATGTCAGTCACATTTAACCTAG
- the kcmf1 gene encoding E3 ubiquitin-protein ligase KCMF1 has protein sequence MSRHEGVSCDACLKGNFRGRRYKCLICYDYDLCASCYESGATTTRHTTEHPMQCILTRVDFDLYYGGEAFSVEQPQSFTCPYCGKMGYTETSLQEHVTSDHAETSTEVICPICAALPGGDPNHVTDDFAAHLTLEHRAPRDLDETSGVRHVRRMFHPGRGLGGPRARRTNMHFTSSSTGGLSSSQSSSYSPSNREAMDPIAELLSQLSGVRRSAGGQLNSSGPSASQLQQLQMQLQLERQQAQAARQQLETARNATRRNNPGNISSAAIPPPSTATNTTNLPESNPLASHSSQFLLTRLNEPKMSEAERQALESERADRSLFVQELLLSTLMREESSSSDEDERRDFADFGAMGCVDIMPLDVALESLNLKETSTGKEPPPPL, from the exons ATGTCCCGACATGAAG GTGTAAGCTGCGATGCGTGTTTAAAAGGGAACTTCAGAGGGCGCCGGTACAAGTGTTTAATTTGCTACGACTACGACCTGTGCGCATCGTGCTACGAGAGCGGAGCCACCACAACCAGACACACAACGGAGCATCCCATGCAGTGCATACTGACCAGAGTAGACTTTG ACCTGTACTACGGCGGCGAGGCCTTCTCAGTAGAGCAGCCGCAGTCCTTTACCTGCCCCTACTGTGGCAAGATGGGGTACACAGAGACATCCTTACAGGAGCACGTCACCTCAGACCATGCGGAGACCTCCACAGAAGTG atttgccCAATTTGTGCAGCTTTGCCCGGAGGCGACCCCAATCATGTGACCGACGACTTTGCTGCTCACCTCACACTCGAACACAGAGCACCTAGAGATTTA GATGAGACAAGTGGCGTGCGACATGTGCGCCGGATGTTCCACCCCGGCCGGGGACTGGGCGGTCCACGGGCACGCAGGACCAACATGCACTTTACCAGCAGCTCCACTGGGGGGCTCTCTTCCTCACAGAGCTCATCCTACTCTCCAAGCAATAGGGAAGCTATGGATCCCATAGCAG AGTTGTTGTCTCAGCTGTCGGGCGTACGGCGTTCGGCGGGCGGCCAGCTAAACTCATCAGGGCCGTCGGCCTCACAGCTGCAGCAGTTACAGATGCAGCTGCAGCTGGAGCGGCAGCAAGCCCAGGCAGCACGGCAGCAACTGGAGACGGCTCGCAACGCCACGCGGCGCAACAACCCCGGGAACATAAGCAGCGCCGCCATCCCACCCCCCagcacagccaccaacaccaccaaCCTGCCCGAAAGCAACCCACTGGCCTCACACAGCTCCCAGTTCCTGCTAACGCG GTTGAATGAGCCCAAAATGTCGGAGGCAGAGCGGCAGGCCCTGGAGAGCGAGCGTGCAGACCGTAGTCTGTTTGTGCAGGAGCTGCTCCTGTCCACACTCATGCGCGAGGAGAGCTCCTCCTCAGACGAGGATGAGCGCCGAGACTTCGCTGACTTCGGGGCCATGGGCTGCGTGGACATCATGCCTTTAGACGTGGCTCTGGAGAGCCTGAACCTGAAGGAAACCTCCACAGGGAAGGAGCCTCCACCTCCTCTTTGA
- the LOC114787113 gene encoding interleukin-6 receptor subunit beta isoform X2 — protein sequence MTVTKGKGDCYYYCFFIVAWLVPDIPSASDCQNMPSCENCSSFPGGVDDLDCFIKTKWMCTWKHENRVKTSKYKLVLTQLSKTKISRCLQFKNISETFFKGNYLISKLHTSACLFNEDGDRRSCTMFQSPSSQMTRCGPPDVSFIRTSGQLHIKTNLNGPEFDHYTVSYSEHNVPSWKTVLCKLVQQCTIDNLTQSLSYDVKIQCVTTKGCFQCAPSETFRIPQELSIAPKILQQKDELQNGTRKLTLYWQPPSSADVENYKVNVGKASNEINHTFITSRKDTQIILILSSSAYNVSIYASNDVSNSTSTHVAIPALENVGRNGQLNVEFTDSHTFNLLWSAGLENLYECYCVEWFFRGENLTSYRSFSSNSNKKTIRLIREPHFKPYKRYTFLLHVRPDKDTCNLKQINNSESTYGRKEAYFEEGTPLSAPRNLSSSNVTEKSFIVTWIPVPEKDLRGFLQGYTLHYADNSNKKTETNINIGPDMCSYELLNLTRGRVYRVQITAFTAKGAGKRSMPAYVETASGSSVVGGGVITGPVVVVTVLLLAFHLCFGQLKRAKTVLWPNIPNPGKSSAIQKIEGAFERDILKAISSEKMEVCEDSRTLYITENTKEKEEPAAPDACAEKPEQECLELLPNSDSDVDACIHSSSADTLKLQLTACKGTDVSGSTAQAPTSTAFVTASNANVSCSRIDSTMPCTASQRPVLPVVSDYTTMELYQQNTVDVQPGCPPSQTTYSGWPFFPQGNDYVCQSHLT from the exons ATGACTGTGACTAAAGGGAAAGGCGACtgttattattact GCTTCTTTATTGTAGCTTGGTTGGTCCCAGATATTCCGTCAGCATCAG ACTGTCAAAATATGCCATCATGTGAAAATTGCTCTTCATTCCCAG GAGGAGTGGATGACTTAGATTGCTTTATAAAGACTAAATGGATGTGTACATGGAAGCATGAAAATCGTGTTAAAACCTCCAAATACAAACTTGTTTTAACACA ACTCAGCAAGACAAA GATATCTAGGTGTTTACAattcaaaaatatttctgaGACATTTTTTAAGGGCAACTATTTGATATCAAAACTACACACAAGCGCCTGTCTTTTTAACGAAGATGGAGATAGGAGAAGCTGCACAATGTTTCAAAGTCCTTCATCACAAATGA CTCGGTGTGGTCCTCCTGATGTCAGCTTCATCCGAACCTCAGGACAGCTTCATATTAAGACCAACTTGAACGGGCCTGAATTTGATCATTACACTGTGAGTTACAGTGAGCACAATGTGCCTTCATGGAAAACA GTGTTATGCAAGCTTGTGCAACAATGCACTATAGACAATCTTACCCAATCGCTGTCATATGATGTAAAAATACAGTGTGTCACAACTAAGGGCTGTTTCCAGTGTGCTCCAAGTGAAACTTTCAGAATCCCTCAAG AGCTTTCCATAGCACCCAAAATATTGCAGCAAAAAGATGAACTGCAAAACGGAACAAGAAAACTAACCTTATACTGGCAG CCTCCAAGCTCTGCTGATGTGGAAAACTACAAAGTGAATGTGGGAAAAGCATCAAATGAGATCAATCACACTTTCATCACAAGCAGAAAGGACACACAAATCATACTTATCCTCTCTTCTTCAGCATATAATGTCAGCATTTATGCAAGTAATGATGTCTCAAACTCGACATCCACACATGTTGCCATACCTGCTCTGGAGAATGTAG GAAGAAATGGACAGTTGAATGTCGAATTTACAGACAGTCACACATTTAATTTGTTGTGGAGCGCTGGCTTGGAGAATCTATATGAATGTTATTGCGTGGAGTGGTTTTTCAGAGGAGAAAATTTGACTTCCTACAGATCATTCTCATCCAATAGCAATAAGAAGACAATCAGACTGATAAGGG AACCACATTTCAAACCGTACAAGAGGTACACATTTTTGCTACATGTAAGACCGGACAAGGACACCTGCAACCTTAAGCAAATCAACAACAGCGAGAGCACATACGGACGAAAAGAAGCATACTTTGAAGAAGGAA CTCCTCTCAGTGCACCAAGAAACCTGAGTTCCTCTAATGTCACGGAAAAGTCCTTCATTGTCACATGGATCCCTGTCCCCGAGAAGGACCTACGAGGCTTCCTGCAAGGATACACCCTTCATTATGCAgataacagtaataaaaaaacagagacaa acataAATATAGGCCCTGACATGTGCAGCTATGAGCTGTTAAACCTGACCAGAGGACGGGTCTATAGGGTCCAGATCACGGCCTTCACAGCAAAGGGAGCGGGCAAACGTAGCATGCCGGCGTACGTTGAAACCGCATCAG GCAGTTCTGTTGTGGGCGGCGGTGTTATAACCGGACCTGTCGTCGTGGTAACGGTGCTGCTGCTTGCGTTTCACCTCTGTTTTGGACAGCTGAAAAG AGCCAAGACAGTTTTGTGGCCAAATATTCCTAACCCGGGTAAAAGCAGCGCCATCCAGAAGATTGAGGGAGCGTTCGAAAGG GACATCCTCAAGGCCATTAGCAGTGAGAAAATGGAGGTGTGTGAAGACTCCAGGACCCTGTATATCACTGAAAACACGAAGGAAAAAGAGGAGCCAGCAGCTCCTGATGCTTGTGCAGAGAAACCAGAGCAGGAATGCCTGGAGCTGTTGCCAAATAGTGACTCTGACGTGGATGCGTGCATTCACTCCTCTTCAGCAGACACACTTAAACTTCAGCTCACGGCCTGTAAGGGCACAGATGTCAGTGGCTCAACCGCACAAGCGCCAACCTCCACAGCCTTTGTAACAGCCAGCAATGCTAATGTAAGCTGCAGCAGAATAGACTCCACCATGCCCTGCACAGCGTCCCAAAGACCCGTTCTACCAGTCGTGAGTGATTACACCACCATGGAGCTCTACCAGCAGAACACTGTGGATGTCCAGCCAGGATGCCCACCCAGCCAAACAACTTACTCAGGCTGGCCTTTCTTTCCTCAAGGAAATGATTATGTATGTCAGTCACATTTAACCTAG